The Neisseria sicca genome includes a window with the following:
- a CDS encoding NAD(+) kinase — MNSPFHNIGIVTRPNTPEIQNTAHTLIHFLQGHGLTVYLDEIGIEERCIYVQDTVGCHIVSKSDLGKHCDLVIVLGGDGTFLSVAREIAPRAVPVIGINQGHLGFLTQIPRENMTEELLPVLEGKYLPEERILIEAALVRDGQTFHRALALNDAVLSRGGAGQMIEFEVFINQEFVYTQRSDGLIVSTPTGSTAYSLAAGGPIMQAGLHAFTLVPICPQSMTNRPIAIPDTSEIEILVTQSGDARVHFDGQSFIDVQNLDRIIIRRYHNPLRILHPTDYQYFRTLRQKLHWGEQLV; from the coding sequence ATGAACAGCCCGTTTCACAACATCGGTATCGTAACCCGCCCCAATACCCCCGAAATCCAAAACACCGCCCACACCCTCATCCACTTCCTGCAGGGACACGGCCTCACCGTCTATCTGGACGAAATCGGCATAGAAGAACGCTGCATCTATGTTCAAGATACCGTCGGCTGCCACATCGTCAGCAAATCCGACTTGGGCAAACACTGCGACCTCGTCATCGTCCTCGGCGGCGACGGCACCTTCCTCTCCGTCGCCCGCGAAATCGCCCCCCGCGCCGTACCCGTTATCGGCATCAACCAAGGGCATTTAGGCTTCCTCACCCAAATCCCCCGCGAAAACATGACCGAAGAGCTGCTGCCCGTCCTCGAAGGCAAATACCTGCCCGAAGAGCGCATCCTCATCGAAGCCGCCCTCGTCCGCGACGGACAAACCTTCCACCGCGCCCTCGCCCTCAACGACGCCGTTCTCTCGCGCGGCGGTGCCGGACAAATGATAGAGTTCGAAGTCTTCATCAACCAAGAATTCGTCTATACCCAGCGTTCCGACGGCCTCATCGTCTCCACCCCCACCGGCTCCACCGCCTACTCCCTTGCCGCCGGCGGCCCCATCATGCAGGCAGGCTTGCACGCCTTCACCCTCGTGCCCATCTGCCCCCAATCCATGACCAACCGCCCCATCGCCATTCCCGATACTTCCGAAATAGAAATCCTCGTTACCCAAAGCGGCGACGCCCGCGTCCATTTCGACGGACAATCCTTCATCGACGTACAAAATCTCGACCGCATCATCATCCGCCGCTACCACAACCCCCTGCGCATCCTCCATCCCACCGACTACCAATACTTCCGAACCCTGCGCCAAAAGCTGCACTGGGGCGAACAGCTCGTATAA